A single Cryomorphaceae bacterium DNA region contains:
- a CDS encoding TIGR03032 family protein — protein sequence MNAPNPGLAPFSCTYSPQVPELLSKLGISLAITTYQAGKIVFLSPKDEEFLVQLPRTLEKPMGIALKDNGRRMAIACLRDVITFTDSPELAQSYPKAPKRYDALYMPRTSYHVGGLDLHDLEWSDQGLFAVNTLFSSLIQIDGEYNYSTYWKPPFISELASEDRCHLNGMAMENGLPKYASMFNQGNTPQSWRPEVTTAGTIMDVTTDEILVEGLPMPHSPRMVNGELYVLLSATGGLARIDRAAGTFEEIVNLKGFVRGMAIHGEFAFVGLSKLRQNSSTFKHLQIAQESNQSGIKIVHLPTAAVVGEILYQTSVDEIYDVQVIPGRRRPNLLNTLKDDHYLGLMTPEATYWGRNTQAAQ from the coding sequence ATGAACGCACCGAACCCGGGGCTCGCCCCTTTCTCTTGCACCTATTCTCCTCAAGTGCCGGAGCTTCTGTCCAAACTGGGCATTTCCCTTGCCATAACAACTTACCAAGCAGGGAAGATTGTTTTTCTGTCCCCGAAAGATGAGGAATTTTTGGTTCAACTCCCGCGAACGCTGGAAAAGCCAATGGGTATAGCGCTCAAAGATAACGGAAGAAGAATGGCCATTGCCTGCCTCCGCGACGTGATCACTTTTACCGACAGTCCGGAATTGGCTCAGTCCTACCCAAAGGCGCCGAAGAGGTATGATGCCCTCTATATGCCCCGTACTTCATACCACGTGGGCGGACTCGACCTGCATGATCTGGAATGGAGCGATCAAGGCCTTTTTGCGGTCAACACTCTATTCAGCTCCTTGATTCAAATTGACGGGGAGTACAACTACAGCACATATTGGAAACCACCATTTATCTCCGAATTGGCCAGTGAGGATCGCTGCCACCTGAACGGAATGGCGATGGAAAATGGGCTTCCCAAGTATGCCAGTATGTTCAATCAGGGAAACACGCCGCAATCGTGGCGCCCCGAAGTAACCACGGCTGGAACCATCATGGATGTCACCACGGATGAAATCCTAGTAGAAGGCCTACCCATGCCTCATTCTCCGCGCATGGTGAACGGGGAGTTGTACGTCCTATTGAGCGCGACCGGGGGCTTGGCGAGGATTGATCGTGCCGCAGGCACATTTGAAGAAATCGTTAACCTTAAAGGTTTTGTGCGCGGGATGGCTATCCATGGGGAGTTTGCTTTCGTAGGTCTTAGTAAGCTGCGGCAGAACAGCTCCACGTTTAAGCATCTGCAAATCGCCCAAGAAAGCAATCAAAGCGGTATTAAAATTGTCCATTTGCCAACGGCGGCGGTGGTTGGAGAAATCCTGTACCAAACCTCGGTGGATGAGATATACGATGTTCAGGTGATTCCCGGACGTCGCCGACCGAACTTGTTGAACACCTTAAAAGACGATCACTACCTCGGATTAATGACCCCCGAGGCCACATATTGGGGCCGAAATACACAAGCGGCACAGTAA
- a CDS encoding T9SS type A sorting domain-containing protein, with amino-acid sequence MKQNLYARKKRQFNRLSEQVECLRHDGQWETLDTSVQKRITQKLKNLYREIYGYFSRSEWKRAVAAVGFLLLGTAGVQAQQFQAPVQNPFGLALPTGDYWNMPTLTDIDGDGDLDVFGSDYYGNPIFYQNTGSASSPAFAAGQLNPFGLSGQYTFWRATGDLDNDGDLDIMGAVQGYGYSTQFLYYENTGTSTNPSFGASQLDPFGLANVPTPGFLAMDMVDMDNDGDLDLMGVDAYNGGFYYIPNGGSASTPSFNQSQANPFGLSNAGQLSLATIGDLDLDGDLDILVGQYYGGFAFYENTGSVSAPAFAAPQLNPFGLSDIGDYNFSALGDLDDDGDLDLLTSSYPYNAPAGAWYYFENDDPSIGITEREIEAAVYPNPTRDVLNIELGEWTTGSAVVMDLTGNVILSSDFTESDRITFDLSRYSAGLYLLRIETEAGNKTLKVTKQ; translated from the coding sequence ATGAAGCAAAACCTCTACGCTAGAAAGAAACGCCAATTTAACCGGCTCTCTGAGCAGGTGGAGTGCCTACGGCACGATGGCCAATGGGAGACCCTAGACACTTCGGTGCAAAAGCGGATCACCCAGAAACTCAAGAACCTTTACCGTGAGATCTACGGATATTTTTCACGGTCCGAATGGAAACGCGCTGTCGCTGCCGTCGGATTCCTGCTTTTAGGAACCGCTGGAGTTCAAGCTCAGCAATTCCAAGCCCCGGTTCAAAATCCCTTTGGCCTTGCCTTGCCGACAGGCGATTATTGGAATATGCCAACCCTAACCGACATTGATGGGGATGGTGACCTTGACGTATTCGGGTCGGATTATTATGGTAATCCTATATTCTATCAGAACACTGGATCTGCCTCCAGCCCAGCCTTTGCTGCCGGTCAGCTTAATCCATTTGGATTAAGTGGACAGTACACCTTCTGGCGTGCTACCGGAGACTTAGACAATGATGGAGATCTCGATATCATGGGGGCCGTTCAGGGCTATGGATATTCGACCCAGTTCCTGTACTACGAGAACACAGGTACTTCCACAAATCCGTCTTTTGGTGCAAGCCAATTGGATCCATTTGGATTAGCCAATGTTCCAACGCCAGGGTTCCTAGCCATGGATATGGTGGATATGGATAACGATGGAGACCTTGACTTGATGGGTGTAGATGCCTACAATGGCGGGTTCTACTACATCCCCAATGGTGGTTCCGCATCTACTCCAAGTTTTAACCAAAGTCAAGCCAACCCATTTGGATTGTCTAACGCAGGGCAATTGAGTTTAGCCACGATTGGCGACTTGGACTTGGATGGTGACCTCGACATTTTAGTAGGTCAGTACTACGGAGGGTTTGCGTTCTACGAGAACACGGGATCAGTGAGTGCACCAGCTTTTGCCGCTCCCCAATTGAATCCGTTTGGCTTGTCCGATATCGGGGATTATAACTTCTCTGCACTCGGCGACTTGGACGACGATGGAGACTTAGACCTCCTTACGAGCTCCTATCCCTATAATGCTCCAGCCGGGGCGTGGTATTATTTCGAAAACGACGACCCATCAATCGGAATAACGGAGCGTGAAATTGAAGCAGCCGTGTATCCGAATCCAACTCGTGATGTATTGAACATCGAACTGGGGGAATGGACTACAGGATCTGCAGTAGTTATGGACTTAACGGGTAACGTTATTCTCTCCTCTGATTTTACGGAGAGCGATCGCATCACCTTTGATTTAAGTCGCTACTCGGCTGGATTGTATTTGCTTCGCATTGAGACCGAAGCAGGCAATAAGACCCTAAAAGTCACCAAGCAGTAA
- a CDS encoding PorT family protein: MLKKKLALLTLLLGFGFSSQSQVLIALVFGDKLNSPNVEFGLELGPTISYLDGYNPGDWASSFFIGPSFNIRLSEHWWIHPSVQVVSSVGVENLDPYSIGDPEFDDLTDRFRVERRINFISVPLIARYAVTPHWLLQAGFEPALMTSAVDMFTADIEDGAQLNVDITDEYSRIDARVVGGLAYRFRTNTAGLWISAKYCYGLLEYPDPNSDLESRMQYWQITFEIPIGAAAKKE, encoded by the coding sequence ATGTTAAAGAAAAAGCTGGCCCTACTAACCCTTCTTTTGGGCTTTGGCTTCTCTTCACAATCTCAGGTACTCATTGCCTTGGTTTTTGGTGATAAGTTGAACTCTCCAAATGTAGAGTTCGGCCTAGAACTGGGGCCGACCATCAGCTATCTCGATGGATACAACCCCGGTGATTGGGCGTCCAGCTTTTTTATTGGTCCGTCCTTTAACATTCGCTTGAGTGAGCATTGGTGGATCCACCCTTCCGTACAAGTGGTGTCCTCCGTAGGCGTAGAGAACCTGGACCCCTACTCCATCGGCGATCCCGAATTTGACGACCTCACGGACCGATTTCGGGTTGAGCGCCGGATCAATTTCATCTCTGTGCCCCTCATCGCACGCTATGCTGTTACACCGCACTGGTTGCTGCAGGCCGGTTTTGAGCCCGCTTTAATGACCTCGGCAGTGGACATGTTCACTGCGGATATCGAAGATGGGGCGCAGTTGAATGTGGACATTACAGATGAATACTCGCGAATAGACGCGCGCGTGGTCGGTGGTCTAGCCTATCGTTTCCGTACCAACACGGCTGGTCTGTGGATTAGTGCCAAGTACTGCTACGGTCTTTTGGAATACCCAGATCCCAACAGTGATTTAGAGTCTCGCATGCAGTATTGGCAAATTACCTTTGAAATCCCGATTGGGGCCGCGGCAAAGAAGGAATAG